A stretch of the Haloarcula ordinaria genome encodes the following:
- a CDS encoding glycosyltransferase family 4 protein, whose protein sequence is MTVGIVVQDNFPVDRQVRAKRIARTLDDKGSEVVVFARNTGSDPARGDIDEETRPKTERLPYALVRRFSVLSSTPLFNVVTAAIPLNPAWILWSVLVFSRHDVDVVVVCDLRTGISAGIAAKLLGLPVVLDLRENYVGLAKSLPAETLVDRLVQNERLIAALERSTIRLADLVWVVVEERRTQLVEEGVPASKLVLVSNTPELSPDDGLEETMTVPSNEFDWPGFTLVYVGVLNEFRGLDLIVEAIAHLQHDDSDQPVHFAIAGDGPHRAQLERRCRSLGIEDQVTFTGWIDAERVPEFLASGDLGAIPHRITPLTEQTVPNKLFDCMVAGLPVLTRDVTPIRRIVEAENCGWILPSDVTPEEAAVQIRRLTTEDLESVGMNGRKAVENRYNWSRDAERVTESLARLHKQQA, encoded by the coding sequence GTGACCGTCGGCATTGTCGTCCAAGACAACTTCCCGGTTGACAGGCAGGTCCGCGCAAAGCGAATCGCGCGCACCTTAGACGATAAGGGATCAGAGGTGGTCGTCTTCGCCCGAAACACAGGCAGCGATCCCGCCCGCGGTGACATCGACGAAGAGACGCGTCCGAAGACGGAGCGCCTCCCGTACGCACTCGTCCGACGATTCTCCGTGCTCTCGTCGACACCCCTGTTCAACGTCGTGACGGCAGCGATTCCGCTCAACCCGGCGTGGATACTCTGGTCGGTGCTCGTCTTCTCGCGCCACGACGTCGATGTCGTGGTTGTCTGTGATCTACGAACGGGGATTTCGGCGGGCATCGCGGCGAAATTACTGGGTCTCCCGGTCGTTCTTGACCTCCGAGAGAACTACGTCGGCCTCGCGAAGAGTCTCCCGGCCGAGACGCTAGTCGACCGTCTCGTCCAGAACGAACGGCTGATAGCGGCACTCGAACGATCGACGATTCGACTGGCCGACCTCGTATGGGTCGTCGTCGAGGAACGACGAACTCAGTTAGTCGAGGAGGGCGTCCCGGCATCGAAGCTCGTCCTCGTCAGCAACACGCCGGAACTATCGCCAGACGACGGACTCGAGGAAACAATGACCGTACCGTCGAACGAGTTCGACTGGCCAGGATTCACGCTCGTCTACGTCGGCGTCCTCAACGAGTTTCGTGGACTCGACCTGATAGTGGAGGCTATCGCGCACCTACAGCACGACGACAGCGACCAACCAGTCCACTTCGCGATAGCGGGTGACGGCCCACACAGAGCGCAGCTGGAGCGCCGGTGTCGGTCACTCGGTATCGAAGACCAGGTGACGTTTACTGGTTGGATAGACGCAGAGCGCGTTCCAGAGTTCCTCGCATCCGGGGACCTCGGCGCCATTCCCCACCGAATAACGCCACTGACGGAGCAGACCGTCCCGAACAAGCTCTTCGACTGCATGGTCGCCGGACTGCCGGTGTTGACGCGGGATGTGACGCCAATTAGACGGATCGTCGAGGCGGAGAACTGCGGCTGGATCCTACCGAGCGACGTCACCCCCGAAGAGGCCGCCGTTCAGATACGCCGGCTGACGACGGAAGACCTCGAATCAGTCGGTATGAACGGCCGGAAAGCCGTCGAAAACCGATACAACTGGTCTCGCGACGCCGAACGAGTAACTGAATCCCTTGCCCGGTTGCATAAGCAGCAAGCCTAA